In Amycolatopsis sp. FBCC-B4732, the genomic stretch TGGCCGGTGATGGCCACGACCGGGACGGAGTCCATGTTGGCGTCGGCGAGCGGGGTGACCAGGTTGGTCGCGCCGGGGCCCGACGTGGCCATGCACACGCCGACCTTGCCGGTGGCCTGGGCGTAGCCGGTCGCCGCGTGCCCCGCGCCCTGTTCGTGGCGGACCAGGACGTGGCGGACCTTCGTCGAGTCGAGCAACGGGTCGTAGGCGGGCAGGATGGTGCCGCCCGGGATGCCGAAGACCACTTCGGCGCCGACGGCCTCGAGCGAGCGCACGAGTGACTGGGCGCCGGTGACGCGCACCGGCGTTCCCGCCGGGGGCGCCGGCTTCGGACGAGCTCCGGACGTACCGGGCGTCGGCCCGGGTTTCGCGTCGCTGCTGCGCGACGTGGCACTGGTCATCGGTTCTGCCTCGTGGGTCTCGGTGTCACTCGTTCGGGTCAGTTTGATGCGGTCGGGCGAAGGAGCTCTTCTCCTTGGGCAACAAAAAACCCTCGCCGACCGTAAGGTCGCACGAGGGTCGCGCGTCGACGCAGCGGAAGGACTTCCCTAAGCGTCGACGCGCTTGGGAAGTACGAGGCCGGTCAGCGGTGTCACGGCGACGACGCTAGCCGCAACGCCGCGCGGGTGTCAACTCTGCGGGACGGTGTGTCCGGATGCTGGACACCCCGAGGGTCGTGCGTCACGCCTGCGCGACCCGGGTCCGGGCCGGTCGGGGCGGCGGTGCACCATTTCGGGGTGGCCGAAAAAGCTCAGCAGGACGAGGGCCGGAAAGCCGTCTTCCGCGTCCCCCGCACGTCGTTCATGGCGATCGCGCTCCTGACCGTCTGCGTGACGCCGATCGCACTCGGGGAAATCCCGTACCTGCAGTGGCTCTACGTCTTCCCGATCGCGCTCGCGGTCTTCGTGGTCCGCCACCGCACCATCGCCACGCGCGAGGGTCTGGCGATCCGGACGGTGTTCGGCAAGCGGGACGTGCCGTGGTCGGCGCTGAAGGGCCTCGCGATCACCAAGAAGTCCCGCATCCAGGCGGTGCTGAAGGACGACACGAAGGTGCCGCTGCCGACGGTCCGGACCCGGCACCTGCCGGTGCTCTCGCTGGTGAGCGAAGGACTCGTCGCCGACCCGAGCGGCCTGCTCGAAGAGGAAGACCTCAAGCCCGGCTCGTAGCACCCTCGATGGACGGCTCCCCACGACTGGCCTGCTGTGCCCATCGTTCACCAATCCGACCGCAGCCACGGCGGAAACCGTCGCCTCGTGCGGATCGGCTGCGGCCCGTGTCCGCCTACTTCGGTCGAATTGGTAAATTGGTAGGACCAGTTTTGGCGGAGTGTTCCCGCCGACCATCCGACCTGGGAGTTTCGCCGTGCCGCCTCTCCGTTCCCGGACCACCACCCACGGCCGCAACGCGGCGGGCGCGCGCTCGCTCTGGCGCGCCACCGGCATGACCGACAGCGACTTCGGCAAGCCGATCGTGGCGATCGCCAACTCCTACACGCAGTTCGTGCCCGGCCACGTGCACCTCAAGGACCTCGGCGAGATCGTCGCCGGCGCGGTCAAGGAAGCCGGCGGCGTCGCGCGCGAGTTCCACACCATCGCCGTCGACGACGGCATCGCGATGGGCCACTCCGGCATGCTCTACTCGCTGCCTTCGCGCGAGATCATCGCCGACTCGGTCGAGTACATGGTCAACGCGCACCAGGCCGACGCGCTGGTGTGCATCTCCAACTGCGACAAGATCACCCCGGGCATGCTCAACGCCGCCATGCGGCTGAACATCCCGGTGGTGTTCGTCTCCGGCGGGCCGATGGAGGCGGGCAAGGCGGTCGTCGTCGGCGGCGTCGCCCAGGCCCCGACCGACCTGATCACCGCGATCGCCGCGTCCGCGAGCCCGGACGTCGACGAGGATGGGCTGTCCATCGTCGAGCGCTCGGCCTGCCCGACGTGCGGTTCGTGTTCCGGCATGTTCACCGCGAACTCGATGAACTGCCTCACCGAGGCGCTGGGGCTTTCCCTGCCGGGCAACGGCTCGACGCTGGCGACCCACGCGGCGCGGCGCGCGCTGTTCGAGCAGGCCGGGCGCACGATCGTCGAGCTGTGCAAGCGCTGGTACGAAAACGACGACGAGTCGGCGCTGCCGCGGTCGATCGCCTCGAAGGCGGCGTTCGAGAACGCGATGGCCCTCGACATGGCGATGGGCGGCTCGACGAACACGGTGCTGCACATCCTCGCCGCCGCGCAGGAAGGCGAGGTCGACTTCACGATCGCCGACATCGACGCGATCGGCCGCCGCGTGCCGTGCCTGTCGAAGGTGGCGCCGAACTCCGACTACCACATGGAAGACGTCCACCGCGCTGGCGGCATCCCGGCGATCCTCGGCGAGCTGTACCGCGGCGGCCTGCTGAACACCGACGTCTGGTCGGTCCACTCCCCCGACATCGACTCCTGGCTCTCGACCTGGGACATCCGCGCCTCGTCGCCTTCTCCGGTCGCGCTCGAGCTGTTCCACGCGGCCCCGGGCGGCGTCCGCACGACGCAGGCGTTCTCGACGGAGAACCGCTGGTCGTCCCTGGACACGGACTCGGCGGGCGGCTGCATCCGCGACGTCGAGCACGCGTACACGAAGGACGGCGGCCTGGCCATCCTGCGCGGCAACCTGGCGGAGAACGGCGCGGTGATCAAGGCCGCGGGCATCGACGAGGACCTCTGGCACTTCGAGGGCCCGGCGCGGGTCCTGGAGAGCCAGGAGGAAGCGGTCTCGGCGATCCTCAAGAAGGAGATCCAGCCGGGCGAGGTCCTGGTGATCCGCTACGAAGGCCCGGCGGGCGGCCCGGGCATGCAGGAGATGCTGCACCCGACGGCGTTCCTGAAGGGTTCGGGCCTCGGCAAGAAGTGCGCGTTGATCACGGACGGCCGCTTCTCGGGCGGCTCGTCGGGCATCTCGGTCGGCCACATCTCCCCGGAGGCGGCGGCGGGCGGCCTGATCGGCCTGGTGGAGAACGGCGACCGGATCCTGCTGGACATCCACGAGCGCCGGCTGGAGCTGCTGGTGGACGCGGAGATCCTGGCGGAGCGCCGCTCGAAGATGGAGGCGTCCGAGCGGCCGTGGCAGCCGAAGGACCGCCAGCGCCCGGTGACGGCGGCGTTGCGCGCGTACGCCCGGATGGCGACGTCGGCGGACACGGGCGCGGTCCGCGACGTGAACAAGTAGGTCCAGCCGATGGCCGCCTCACCCGCTGAGGCGGCCATCGTGGCATTCGCTTCGCCGAGCCACGCGCCAAGCGAGCAGCGCGTGACGAACTCGCCGGTCCCGAGTTCGAACTGGAACCGAGACGTCGACAGGACCTGGTACACCGGGTCCTCGTCAGGCGAACCACGGGGCCAGAGGAACTGTGGGTGGACGCGATCTGGTCCGGCGCCTCGAAACCGGATGACACGGATCTGCGGCAACGGCCGTTCGCAGGCGGCTTGCGGGCCGGAAAGTCCGGCCCGCACCACATGGTCCGCGATTCGACATTCGAAATTCCGGTCGTGGCGCAAAACGACACCACGGTGACCGTTCACCTCGCCCTCACGTGCCGCGAAGGCACCGAAGACGGACGAACGCGTTCCGAGACGCCTACCGCGTCAGGACGATGACCACCACGGCCGCCGCGGCGGCCAGCAGCAGCGACACCAGCCCCAGCGGCAGCGGCCGCTTCCGCCACGGCGTGTTCCGCTCCAGCGAAATCGGCCCGGACCCGGTGAACAGCAGGCTCAGCGCGGCCGCCCCCAGCAGCAGCTCGAACTCGAAACCCTGCCCCTGCTGCTCGAAGAACCCGCCGTGGAACTTCGCGTACACCGCGTTCGCCGCCACCCCGAGCAGCGCCGCCGCCGCGAGCGGCGTGAACAGCCCGACGACCACCAGCACCCCGCCGCCGAGCTCGGCGATGCCCGTGATCCACGACAGCAGCGTCGTCTGCTTGTGGTAGCCGAACGTCTCCAGCACCCGCGCGAACCCGCCGATGCCCGGCCCGCCGAACAGGCCGAACAGGTGCTGCAGGCCGTGCGCGCCCATGGTCACGCCGAGCGCCAGCCGCAGGATCAGCAGGCCGAGACCGAGCCCGCCCTGGCGCGGGGTGTCGTCACCCCCGTCGTCCTCGACGCCGGACAGGAGGCTGGTGGGCTGCTGCGAAAAATCGTCTCCACTGCTCACGCGCGAAGGGTAGGGGATCCACCGGGGCCTGGCGAGCCGCCGCGCTCAGTACTCGCCGTGCACGAGGTTGTCCGGCAGCTCGCCACCGGCGTACCGGGCGATTTCCGCCGCCGCGACCGCGTACGACCGCCCCCGCACCCCGCGCACCGACCCGCCGATGTGCGGCGTGAGCAGCAGCCCCGGCACCGTCCACAGCGGGTGCCCGGACGGCGGCGGCTCGGGATCGGTGACGTCGAGCGCGGCGCGCAGCCGTCCCGTGGTCAATTCGGCGACCAGGGCACCGGTGTCCACGACGGCGCCGCGCGAGACGTTGACCAGCACGGCCCCGTCGCGCATCTCGGCCAGGAACTCCGCGTCGACCATCCCGCGGGTGCGCGAGGTCAGCGGCACCATCAGCACCACGGCGTCGTGCATGGGGAGCAACGCGGGCAGCTCGTGCACCCCGTGCACGCCCTCCCGCGCGGTCATCCCGACCATCGTGCACCGCGCGTCGAACGGCTCGAGCCGGCGCCGCAGGTGCCGTCCGAGGTCGCCGGCGCCGATGACGAGCACGCGCTTGCCCTGCAGCGTGTCGGCCGTCTGCCGCTCCCAGCGGCCTTCGCGCTGCGCCGTCGCGAAGACGTCCAGCTTCCGGTACATCGACAGCAGCACCGCGACGACCCACTCGGCGGTGCTCCCGCCGTGCGCGCCGCGGCAGGTGGAGAGCAGGACGCCGTCGGGCACCTTCCCGACCCAGTCCTCGGCCCCGGCGGACAGCAGCTGGATCAGCTTGAGGTTCGGCAGCGTGCGCCACAGCTCCTCGCCCGGCGGGTGCTTGCCCGGGATCAGCACTTCGGCCTTCGCGGCCTCCGGCGGCACGGGCTCGCCCCACTGGTAGCGCACGGGCAGGACCCGCGGGACCTCGGCGAGCACGGACATGCCCTCGTCGTCGGGCACCAGCACGGTCAGCGTCATGATCCCAACGTAATCCAGGAGTACTCACCCATGGTTCACGCGGCGGCCCCTAGGCTGGGGGATCATGCGCACTCGGTACCGGTCGGCCCTGCTGGCGATCCTGGCCTGCGGCGTCTTGCTGCCCGCCGGCTGCGCGCGGTTCGACGACACCGCGGCCGGTCAGTCGTTCAGCCCCGCGCCCGTCCCGAGCCCCGAATCGCCGCCCCAGGTCCAGGGCCCCGGCGCGGACTCCGGCGGCGACGGCAAGCAGGCGCGTCCCGGCCAGTCCGCCACGCCGGTGCCGCCGCCCCAGGGCTGCAAGGACTTCGACCCGTCGGTCATCTCGACGTGCCTGGACACCGTCGCGGCGGTCGCCGGCCTGCCGGGCGACGGCTCGACGCCGAGCGCGCTCGCGGGCGAACGCAAGAGCGGCCGCGTGCAGCTCGCGACCGCGGGCAAGGACGCGACGGACTTCGCGAAGCTCGACGTCCAGGCGGCCGGCGACGGCGGCCTGACCGGGCTCGCGCTCTCGCCGTCGTACGTCGAAGACCAGCTGGTGTTCGCTTACGTGACCACGGCGACGGACAACCGCGTCGTGCGCTTCGCGAAGGGCCAGGCCGCGAAGCCGGTGCTCACCGGCATCCCGAAGGGCGCGTCCGGC encodes the following:
- a CDS encoding PH domain-containing protein, whose translation is MAEKAQQDEGRKAVFRVPRTSFMAIALLTVCVTPIALGEIPYLQWLYVFPIALAVFVVRHRTIATREGLAIRTVFGKRDVPWSALKGLAITKKSRIQAVLKDDTKVPLPTVRTRHLPVLSLVSEGLVADPSGLLEEEDLKPGS
- the ilvD gene encoding dihydroxy-acid dehydratase, which translates into the protein MPPLRSRTTTHGRNAAGARSLWRATGMTDSDFGKPIVAIANSYTQFVPGHVHLKDLGEIVAGAVKEAGGVAREFHTIAVDDGIAMGHSGMLYSLPSREIIADSVEYMVNAHQADALVCISNCDKITPGMLNAAMRLNIPVVFVSGGPMEAGKAVVVGGVAQAPTDLITAIAASASPDVDEDGLSIVERSACPTCGSCSGMFTANSMNCLTEALGLSLPGNGSTLATHAARRALFEQAGRTIVELCKRWYENDDESALPRSIASKAAFENAMALDMAMGGSTNTVLHILAAAQEGEVDFTIADIDAIGRRVPCLSKVAPNSDYHMEDVHRAGGIPAILGELYRGGLLNTDVWSVHSPDIDSWLSTWDIRASSPSPVALELFHAAPGGVRTTQAFSTENRWSSLDTDSAGGCIRDVEHAYTKDGGLAILRGNLAENGAVIKAAGIDEDLWHFEGPARVLESQEEAVSAILKKEIQPGEVLVIRYEGPAGGPGMQEMLHPTAFLKGSGLGKKCALITDGRFSGGSSGISVGHISPEAAAGGLIGLVENGDRILLDIHERRLELLVDAEILAERRSKMEASERPWQPKDRQRPVTAALRAYARMATSADTGAVRDVNK
- a CDS encoding DoxX family membrane protein — its product is MSSGDDFSQQPTSLLSGVEDDGGDDTPRQGGLGLGLLILRLALGVTMGAHGLQHLFGLFGGPGIGGFARVLETFGYHKQTTLLSWITGIAELGGGVLVVVGLFTPLAAAALLGVAANAVYAKFHGGFFEQQGQGFEFELLLGAAALSLLFTGSGPISLERNTPWRKRPLPLGLVSLLLAAAAAVVVIVLTR
- a CDS encoding 2-hydroxyacid dehydrogenase; translated protein: MTLTVLVPDDEGMSVLAEVPRVLPVRYQWGEPVPPEAAKAEVLIPGKHPPGEELWRTLPNLKLIQLLSAGAEDWVGKVPDGVLLSTCRGAHGGSTAEWVVAVLLSMYRKLDVFATAQREGRWERQTADTLQGKRVLVIGAGDLGRHLRRRLEPFDARCTMVGMTAREGVHGVHELPALLPMHDAVVLMVPLTSRTRGMVDAEFLAEMRDGAVLVNVSRGAVVDTGALVAELTTGRLRAALDVTDPEPPPSGHPLWTVPGLLLTPHIGGSVRGVRGRSYAVAAAEIARYAGGELPDNLVHGEY